The sequence GAGCCGTCTGCTCGCCCACCGCGGCCACCTTGATACCCGCGAAGGCCCGAGCGTCGAGGCCGTACTCCTCGAACTTCTCCCGCACCGCCTTCACCGCGTTGACCGACGTGAAGGCGATCCACTCGTAGCGGCCGGTGACCAGGCCCTTGACCGCGCGCTCCATCTGCTGGGGCGTGCGCGGCGGCTCCACCGCGATGGTGGGGACCTCGTGCGGCACCGCGCCGTAGGAGCGCAGCTGGTCGGAGAGCGCCGCCGACTGCTCCTTGGTGCGCGGCACCAGCACCTTCCAGCCGAACAGCGGCTTGGACTCGAACCAGGACAGCTGGTCGCGCCGGGCGGCGGCGGAACGCTCGCCGACCACGGCTATCACCGGGCGGCCGCCGTCCGGCGAGGGCAGCACCTTCGCCTGCTTCAGCGTCTGCGCGATGGTGCCGAGCGTCGCGGACCAGGTGCGCTGGCGCGTCGTCGTACCGGCGACGGTGACCGTCAGCGGGGTGTCCGGCTTGCGGCCGGACGAGACCAGCTCGCCCGCCGCGGCGGCCACCGCGTCCAGGGTCGTGGAGACGACCACCGTGCCGTCGGAGGCGCCGACCTCGGTCCAGCAGCGGTCGGAGGCGGTACGGGCGTCCACGAACCGGACGTCCGCGCCGTCCGCGTCCCGCAGCGGCACACCGGCGTACGCCGGCACACCGACCGCGGCCGCGACGCCGGGTACGACCTCGAAGGGCACCCCGGCGGCGGCGCACGCCAGCATCTCCTCGGCGGCGTCCGTGTCGAGCCCGGGGTCACCCGGGACCGCACGCACCACCCGCCTGCCGCCCCGCGCGGCCTCCATGACAAGATGAGCGGCATCCCGGGCAGGAGACGGGGCAGCGGCGGTGGTTGACGTGCCGTCAACGACCGTGAGCTGCGGCGTGCCCGGTGGCGACGTGGACAGGTCCCCGTCGGTGTGCACGACGGAGACGCCCTGCCGCGCGTGCGTCCGGATCACATCGAGCACCTCGGGCTCGGCGATCAGGACGTCCGCGTTCGACAGTGCCTCCACGGCGCGCAGAGTCAGCAGTCCCGGATCCCCGGGTCCGGCACCGAGAAAGGTGACGTGCCCGTGTTCCGGACCGGCGGCAGGAAGGGCGGTGGGGCTC is a genomic window of Streptomyces sp. WP-1 containing:
- a CDS encoding bifunctional uroporphyrinogen-III C-methyltransferase/uroporphyrinogen-III synthase — its product is MSPTALPAAGPEHGHVTFLGAGPGDPGLLTLRAVEALSNADVLIAEPEVLDVIRTHARQGVSVVHTDGDLSTSPPGTPQLTVVDGTSTTAAAPSPARDAAHLVMEAARGGRRVVRAVPGDPGLDTDAAEEMLACAAAGVPFEVVPGVAAAVGVPAYAGVPLRDADGADVRFVDARTASDRCWTEVGASDGTVVVSTTLDAVAAAAGELVSSGRKPDTPLTVTVAGTTTRQRTWSATLGTIAQTLKQAKVLPSPDGGRPVIAVVGERSAAARRDQLSWFESKPLFGWKVLVPRTKEQSAALSDQLRSYGAVPHEVPTIAVEPPRTPQQMERAVKGLVTGRYEWIAFTSVNAVKAVREKFEEYGLDARAFAGIKVAAVGEQTARALIAFGVKPDLVPSGEQSAAGLLEDWPPYDPVFDPIDRVFLPRADIATETLVAGLIELGWEVDDVTAYRTVRASPPPAETREAIKGGGFDAVLFTSSSTVRNLVGIAGKPHNVTVIACIGPATAKTAEEHGLRVDVMAPEPSVAKLAEALADFGAKRRDAALESGDTVTRPSERRPGARRRRSTT